Proteins encoded within one genomic window of Manis pentadactyla isolate mManPen7 chromosome 4, mManPen7.hap1, whole genome shotgun sequence:
- the TAL1 gene encoding T-cell acute lymphocytic leukemia protein 1 isoform X1 — protein MTERPPSEGARSDPPLEGRDAAEARMAPPHLVLLNGVAKETSRAAPPEPPVIELGARGGPGGGPAGGGGAARDLKGRDAAAAEVRHRVPTTELCRPPGPAPAPAPAELPGDGRMVQLSPPALVAPAAQGRALLYSLSQPLASLGSGFFGEPDAFPMFTTNNRVKRRPSPYEMEITEGPHTKVVRRIFTNSRERWRQQNVNGAFAELRKLIPTHPPDKKLSKNEILRLAMKYINFLAKLLNDQEEEGTQRVKPGKDPVVGSGAVGGGGGGGAPPDDLLQDVLSPNSSCGSSLDGAASPDSYTEEPVPKHTARSLHPAMLPTTDGAGPR, from the exons ATGACGGAGCGGCCGCCAAGCGAGGGGGCACGCAGTGACCCCCCGCTAGAGGGACGGGACGCGGCCGAGGCCCGCATGGCCCCCCCGCACCTGGTCCTGCTGAACGGCGTCGCCAAGGAGACGAGCCGCGCGGCCCCGCCGGAGCCCCCAGTCATCGAGCTGGGCGCGCGCGGCGGCCCGGGGGGCGGCCCCGCCGGTGGGGGCGGTGCCGCGCGAGACTTAAAGGGCCGTGACGCGGCGGCGGCCGAAGTGCGCCATCGGGTGCCCACCACCGAGCTGTGCAGACCTCCGGGGCCAGCCCCCGCGCCGGCCCCCGCGGAGCTGCCCGGCGACGGCCGCATGGTGCAGCTGAGCCCGCCCGCGCTGGTCGCCCCCGCCGCCCAGGGCCGCGCGCTGCTCTACAGCCTCAGCCAGCCGCTGGCCTCGCTCGGCAG TGGTTTCTTTGGGGAGCCAGATGCTTTCCCTATGTTCACCACCAACAACCGAGTGAAGAGGAGACCTTCCCCTTATGAGATGGAGATTACTGAGG GTCCCCACACCAAAGTTGTGCGGCGCATCTTCACCAACAGCCGGGAGCGATGGCGGCAGCAGAATGTGAATGGAGCCTTCGCTGAGCTCCGTAAGCTGATCCCCACGCATCCTCCTGACAAGAAGCTCAGCAAGAATGAGATCCTCCGCCTGGCCATGAAGTACATCAACTTCCTGGCCAAGCTGCTCAATGACCAGGAGGAGGAGGGCACCCAGCGGGTCAAGCCTGGCAAGGACCCTGTGGTGGGGTCTGGTGCAGTGGgtggggggggcgggggcggcgcACCTCCAGACGACCTCCTGCAGGATGTACTCTCCCCCAACTCCAGTTGCGGCAGCTCCCTGGATGGGGCAGCCAGTCCAGACAGCTACACAGAAGAGCCAGTGCCCAAGCACACGGCCCGCAGCCTCCACCCTGCCATGCTGCCCACCACTGATGGAGCCGGCCCTCGGTGA
- the TAL1 gene encoding T-cell acute lymphocytic leukemia protein 1 isoform X2: MHSSLKCWKLQPSVDSGFFGEPDAFPMFTTNNRVKRRPSPYEMEITEGPHTKVVRRIFTNSRERWRQQNVNGAFAELRKLIPTHPPDKKLSKNEILRLAMKYINFLAKLLNDQEEEGTQRVKPGKDPVVGSGAVGGGGGGGAPPDDLLQDVLSPNSSCGSSLDGAASPDSYTEEPVPKHTARSLHPAMLPTTDGAGPR; encoded by the exons ATGCACTCCTCTTTGAAATGCTGGAAGCTACAGCCCTCAGTGGACAG TGGTTTCTTTGGGGAGCCAGATGCTTTCCCTATGTTCACCACCAACAACCGAGTGAAGAGGAGACCTTCCCCTTATGAGATGGAGATTACTGAGG GTCCCCACACCAAAGTTGTGCGGCGCATCTTCACCAACAGCCGGGAGCGATGGCGGCAGCAGAATGTGAATGGAGCCTTCGCTGAGCTCCGTAAGCTGATCCCCACGCATCCTCCTGACAAGAAGCTCAGCAAGAATGAGATCCTCCGCCTGGCCATGAAGTACATCAACTTCCTGGCCAAGCTGCTCAATGACCAGGAGGAGGAGGGCACCCAGCGGGTCAAGCCTGGCAAGGACCCTGTGGTGGGGTCTGGTGCAGTGGgtggggggggcgggggcggcgcACCTCCAGACGACCTCCTGCAGGATGTACTCTCCCCCAACTCCAGTTGCGGCAGCTCCCTGGATGGGGCAGCCAGTCCAGACAGCTACACAGAAGAGCCAGTGCCCAAGCACACGGCCCGCAGCCTCCACCCTGCCATGCTGCCCACCACTGATGGAGCCGGCCCTCGGTGA